The region AGCAAATATGCTTCATTGACGAGAATCGCTTGTTCCTCAAGCAAGGCGGCGCAATTGTCAGTGTAGAAACGACCTTTAAGTATATCGGGCGGGGCATCACGATAGTCAACAACATACAGCTGTGAGTTAGCTAACCGTTCCGATGCTTCTGTTCCTTCTAAGAGCGGAACCATCGCCTGTAATGCGCGCTGAATGAAAGGATCAGTCGATTCAAACTGTGCTAATGCTACATCGATTGCGCAAGTCATTTCGATATTTCCTCCCCGAATATATAAGGAAATGTTTTCTGCTTCCACGTTTGTGCATCTAGTTCGGGATGTGCCACTAAATACCGATCAACTAAGCGGTGAAATGCAGGAGCAACGGGCTCCCAGCGTTCTGGTCCAATATTACCTTTAAGACGAATGAACAGATCAGTAGAGGCCTCCAACGCGAATGATGGATCTGTATCATGCAAGGCGTCCACTACTTGTATCAATGCTAGCCGAGTATTCACATCGGTGTCACAATTCGAGGAGTCCATCGCAAGAAGTTCGAGGCTCTTTTTGAGTCGCTTTAGGGCTTCAGTGAGATGACCATTATTGGCTTCAAGCATTGCAAGGTTGGTCGAGGCAGATGCTGCATTAGAAAAATCATTATGCAGGAGTGCATAAGTCATTACCTCCTTATTGACAGCGTAAGAAGCTGCCAGACGACCAAGTCGATTCCAGCTGTTGGCGAGTGTGATAAGGTTAGTGCAGTAATTTTTTGGGTTGTTGGAGCATTCCTTAGATTCCAATAATTTCTGCATTGCTATCAGTGCTAAGTCAGGATGGCCGCTCCTAGAGCATATGAAGCCAATAAATTGAAGATACTGCAATCGATCTGGGCCATCTCTCCATGTCTCGATGTCCTCAATTGCTTTTAAATACTGCTGTCCGGCTTTGCCGTATTGACCCACACGCGTGCTTTCAATGCCTTGGTCGAGCAGCGCTTTTACAGTCGTGTCAAAAGACTCCATCGCCCCCCCCCACATTAGGACCAAATAAAAATATTATAAAAAATTTTAAGTAACTGTTCAGCATAATTTATTGATCCTTGAAAAACC is a window of Syntrophus gentianae DNA encoding:
- a CDS encoding tetratricopeptide repeat protein produces the protein MESFDTTVKALLDQGIESTRVGQYGKAGQQYLKAIEDIETWRDGPDRLQYLQFIGFICSRSGHPDLALIAMQKLLESKECSNNPKNYCTNLITLANSWNRLGRLAASYAVNKEVMTYALLHNDFSNAASASTNLAMLEANNGHLTEALKRLKKSLELLAMDSSNCDTDVNTRLALIQVVDALHDTDPSFALEASTDLFIRLKGNIGPERWEPVAPAFHRLVDRYLVAHPELDAQTWKQKTFPYIFGEEISK